In the genome of Populus trichocarpa isolate Nisqually-1 chromosome 10, P.trichocarpa_v4.1, whole genome shotgun sequence, the window ttttgaattttatttttaaaactaaaaaacaaatagaaattagaagaatataaaatattcatactattgtttaatttgattccagtgcatacatacatacatacatatgcTTGTGTAATTGTAATTTGCATTTTTGTGTGATCCACACGTGCTCATATTTATGGGCACATGACCAGAAATTATATAATCGTATCAGGCAATCTGCCCCccccgctctctctctctctctagatatGTGTTCACAGGCATTCCTTTTCCCTAACGCACCATATCTGAAGTAGACgaatgaaaaggagagaaaaatagaaaacagaggaagaagGTAGTCAAATATCATGCTCGTTGATCTGCCCACAGTCGACCATTAACATAGATATAATAatacttataataataacttGGACACCtaatatctttctttctttcttttaagatAAGAATATATGTCTGATAAATATATGGAGATAAACTGTGATATTGTTTACCAACAGTCGTTTATATTGAAAATACGGCTCGGCATCAACCACTCGGCAGGTGTGGCCCAACCGGACACGTTGCCTGCTTTGTTGTCACCATAGGGTAGGAGTGGCAAGGTTCGAAATTAGATTTGCTCAAGCTGACCTAATTGAggaaacatgaaaagaaaatagtattttatttatgtacaaAATGAATACCTGTATTTTCGTGGTTGGCAAATTGAATGCCATGGCGGGTTAACAATTAAAAGTTCGTTGGGGTAGTTGCATCCTCCCGAGAaccaccctctctctctctctctcgatccACTCTCTTTAAAACCCAATACATTTCTTCCCTTTCGGCAACCcagttttctctcttctccttctccttctccataTAGCCTTCTGGGGCCTCTTCGTTTTCGTGCATTCAGGCCAAGactttccatttttttaggGTATTTAATAAGTGCCCCGGAAATGGCAGAGGATCAGAGCAAACAAAGACTGGGACCAGAATCAGTCACGGTTCATGATAGTGAACCAGCTGAAACGAAGAGAAACACCCTCCCAAACTTTCTTCTATCAGTTAAACTCAAATATGTGAAACTTGGTTATCATTACTTAATCTCCAATGCCATGTTTCTCCTGCTTATTCCACTCCTATTCATTGCATCAGCTCATCTTTCAACTCTTACCATCCAAGATTTCGTCCAGCTTTGGAACCacctcaaattcaattttgtctCAGTAACTGTTTGCTCAGGCCTTCTAGTTTTCTTGGCTACTCTTTACTTCACCAGCCGTCCTAGAAAAATATACTTGTTGGATTTTGCATGTTACAAGCCCGAACCCGCTCGAATGTGCACCAGAGAGACTTTCATGGAGACATCAACACTAGCAGGCAGCTGCAGTGAAGAGAACTTAGCCTTTCAAAAGAAGATTATTGAGAGGTCTGGTTTAGGACAAAATACTTACTTCCCTGAGGCAGTGATGCGGATCACACCAAGGCCGGGCATGGAGGACGCAAGGAAGGAGGCTGAGATGGTGATGTTTGGAGCCATTGATGAGCTCTTGGCCAAAACTGGGGTTAAAGCTAAGGACATAGGCATTCTTATAGTGAATTGCAGTTTGTTCAATCCAACCCCGTCTCTCTCTGCCATGGTAGTCAATCACTACAGACTCAGGGGGAACATATTGAGCTATAATCTTGGTGGTATGGGTTGCAGTGCTGGGCTCATCTCTATTGATCTTGCCAAGCAGCTACTGCAGGTATGAAAACTTGAACAtccttcctatttttttttttaaagttaaattctttAATCTGTTCTTCTTAATTAGTCTCTAGAATGGGGAGACAACTGACAAGAGCATGATACTTATGGATATCTGATACAAAGGGAGCAGTTCCCTAAATAATATCGTGGCATCCACAAGATGTCCAGCTGGTATTCTTAGGTGACAACATGCCATTTCAAGTATTCATACATGGATATTATctatctattatttattattttgaaatagatAATAGATATTTGAAGaatacacaaatattttaaataataataataaaaatattatacacgCGCGCGCGTTTAATGCATATAAATATACTTTTGGTTAGATTACATACGGGTTTTAGATCGGAATCACACCCTACTCATTATATAAGtaagataataatttaaaaaacatacacGCGTTCGGGTCGGAATCATCAACTTTGAATTAAAATGACATCATTACTAAGTGATAAGCCTATATATATAGTGAGTTTGAATTAAAGACGGGAGTtgtaatctaattaaaaaagaaaatgtagaCTTCGAACAATAAATGATAGTCCCACACAACTACTTCAGGTCTGGGAAAATGATGTTTCAAAGCATTTATAGCTTAGGTAGCAGTTTATAGACGCCCTtcataaatagaagaaaagaaagcacCAACAAAAAAGAGTTGTCCTCCGGCTGAGTTGATGCGGGGAATTTTCATTTGAGATATATCCAGCTGTGTGATTAATACTCTTTTCATGAAAATGAAGCTCACCTGAAAGTTGGGTTCTGCAGATATATACAAGTTGTATGTTATGAACTAATGATCAGCATGGAGAATATCATTTCTCTGTTAAATATTGCAACACGTGTTTGAGAAGCTGTGGAATTAATGAGATAACCTATAGTGTGTTTCACTTTTTGTTGTAACAGGTGCATCCCAATTCCTATGCTCTAGTGATCAGTATGGAGAACATCACTCTTAATCGGTACTTTGGCAATGACCGGTCCATGCTTGTCTCCAACTGCTTATTCCGTATGGGTGGTGCTGCAATCCTTCTCTCCAACCGATCATCCGATCGCCGCCGCTCAAAGTATCAACTAATCCACACTGTTCGAACACACAAGGGGGCTGATGATAAGTGTTACAATTGTGTGTTCCAAAAAGAGGATAACACCAGAAGAGTTGGTGTTTCGCTTTCTAAGGACCTCATGGCTGTTGCTGGAGAAGCCCTTAAAACCAATATCACAACACTAGGGCCGTTAGTCCTTCCCATGTCAGAGCAACTCCTATTTTTTGCTACTTTAGTAGGAAGAAAGATCttcaaaatgaagataaaaccGTACATTCCTGATTTCAAGTTGGCTTTTGAGCACTTCTGCATCCATGCTGGTGGGAGAGCTGTGTTAGATGAACTAGAGAAAAATCTGGAGCTCTCTGACTGGCACATGGAGCCTTCAAGAATGACTCTTTATAGGTTCGGTAACACTTCTAGTAGCTCTTTGTGGTATGAATTGGCTTACTCCGAGGCCAAAGGGAGAATTAGGAAGGGTGATAGAACTTGGCAGATTGCTTTCGGTTCAGGATTCAAGTGTAACAGTGCGGTGTGGCATGCATTGAGGACAATCAATCCGGCAAAAGAGAAGAATCCTTGGGTTGATGAAATTGATGAATTCCCTGTTCATGTGCCTAAAGTGGTGCCCATCGCCTCTTgaatctttctctttttgttttttttataaaaaatggatCGATTGTTAAATGTAAGTGAATTTATGTGCGATATATGAAGTGGCCATTGcctattttctccttttctgttCTTTGGTTACattctattcttcttcttcttattatttcgAGAAGTAGTGTTTTAGTTGTTATTAGTCAATGAATGTCATTCATGTGCAAGATGGTTGAAGAGTTTAACATtcctttattgttttgtttgctCGAAAACATTTATTAAGCTAGATACTTTATCTCTGCTGTGGGATAATCAAtctagaaaaagaaaggaaaagaagtaagaaaagaaaaacccttgGTAggatattaacaaattaaaaaaaaaaaaagggagcgAGATACTTTATctctaaatacaaaatattattcacttgaataatattttgttcattttttttagttttattttttttaattttttttcattttgaattacaACATTCAATTTagagattgagttttataatttggtttactttattttttttacgagGTTATTCCAGTCTCATCATCCGAACCGCGAGTTTGACCGgttaattcaattaattgacaattttttcctttaatttcatttttaacattgagttgaatgataattaggcttcatgattttttttatttgctttctatgatgtTATTCTCATTTTATAactcgggtcacgagtttgaaaggttaatccgagttaactcaagttgtttttttaatcgatttttcaatttcaattacatccttcaacattata includes:
- the LOC18109426 gene encoding 3-ketoacyl-CoA synthase 11; translated protein: MAEDQSKQRLGPESVTVHDSEPAETKRNTLPNFLLSVKLKYVKLGYHYLISNAMFLLLIPLLFIASAHLSTLTIQDFVQLWNHLKFNFVSVTVCSGLLVFLATLYFTSRPRKIYLLDFACYKPEPARMCTRETFMETSTLAGSCSEENLAFQKKIIERSGLGQNTYFPEAVMRITPRPGMEDARKEAEMVMFGAIDELLAKTGVKAKDIGILIVNCSLFNPTPSLSAMVVNHYRLRGNILSYNLGGMGCSAGLISIDLAKQLLQVHPNSYALVISMENITLNRYFGNDRSMLVSNCLFRMGGAAILLSNRSSDRRRSKYQLIHTVRTHKGADDKCYNCVFQKEDNTRRVGVSLSKDLMAVAGEALKTNITTLGPLVLPMSEQLLFFATLVGRKIFKMKIKPYIPDFKLAFEHFCIHAGGRAVLDELEKNLELSDWHMEPSRMTLYRFGNTSSSSLWYELAYSEAKGRIRKGDRTWQIAFGSGFKCNSAVWHALRTINPAKEKNPWVDEIDEFPVHVPKVVPIAS